A window of Exiguobacterium sp. FSL W8-0210 contains these coding sequences:
- the hfq gene encoding RNA chaperone Hfq: MKATYNIQDVFLNQLRKDAVPTTVFLISGYQLRGLIKSFDNFTVILESEGKQQLIYKHAISTFAPARNVTLYEQEETQEVSR, translated from the coding sequence ATGAAAGCGACATACAACATTCAGGACGTCTTTTTAAATCAATTACGGAAAGATGCAGTCCCGACAACGGTTTTCTTAATCAGCGGGTATCAATTACGGGGGCTGATCAAGTCATTCGATAACTTCACGGTCATCTTGGAGTCGGAAGGCAAACAGCAGTTGATCTACAAGCACGCGATTTCGACGTTCGCACCAGCGCGCAACGTGACGTTATATGAGCAAGAAGAGACACAAGAAGTCTCTCGCTAA
- a CDS encoding S1C family serine protease translates to MAGKTKGLLPGLTGGIIGAVLTATIAFPILLDQEQQVADTPLSNGMPKQVSTTSNDPVTNAVATAQKSVVTVTNYQTGNAMSQKEAAAGSGSGVIYKKENGKAYIITNHHVVDGASKLDVTLNNGKTLQAKLLGSDETYDLAVLEVDANDVPGVITLGKSADLKAGQTVLAIGNPLGEFQNSVTRGIVSSKDRTVPVDTNNDGQDDFNTTVIQTDAAINPGNSGGALINEQGQLVGINSMKIAESGVEGVGFSIPIDDALPILKQLETNGKVEHPTLGVSLQDVAAFPAGYLKDQVNLPDSQKTGVVVMSVEPNSPAAAAKLKTGDVITKINDSEIKGFVDIKTALIKSDGPLSLTIIRDGKTMTVETKTTTTDQL, encoded by the coding sequence ATGGCTGGAAAAACAAAAGGACTTTTACCTGGATTGACTGGAGGAATCATCGGTGCCGTTCTGACGGCAACGATCGCGTTTCCGATTTTACTCGATCAAGAGCAACAGGTCGCGGACACACCACTCTCAAACGGAATGCCAAAACAAGTCTCGACGACGTCGAATGATCCAGTGACGAATGCAGTCGCCACTGCTCAAAAATCCGTTGTAACGGTGACGAATTATCAAACCGGTAATGCGATGTCGCAAAAAGAAGCAGCTGCCGGCTCGGGATCTGGTGTCATTTATAAAAAAGAGAATGGAAAAGCATACATCATTACGAACCACCACGTCGTCGATGGCGCGTCAAAACTTGATGTCACACTTAACAACGGTAAAACACTTCAAGCCAAATTACTCGGTAGTGACGAAACGTATGACTTAGCCGTGTTAGAAGTCGACGCAAACGACGTTCCAGGCGTCATCACACTTGGGAAATCAGCGGACTTAAAAGCCGGACAAACGGTCCTCGCAATCGGTAATCCACTTGGTGAATTCCAAAATTCCGTTACCCGCGGAATCGTCAGTTCGAAAGACCGGACTGTACCGGTCGATACGAATAACGATGGACAAGACGACTTTAATACAACGGTCATCCAGACGGATGCCGCGATCAATCCTGGTAACTCAGGCGGTGCCTTGATCAATGAACAAGGACAACTCGTCGGTATCAACTCGATGAAAATTGCCGAGTCGGGTGTTGAAGGTGTCGGTTTCAGTATTCCAATCGATGATGCATTACCAATCCTTAAACAACTTGAGACGAACGGTAAAGTCGAACATCCGACACTCGGTGTTTCCTTACAAGATGTGGCGGCGTTCCCTGCTGGATATTTAAAAGATCAAGTTAACTTACCAGACAGTCAAAAAACAGGTGTCGTCGTCATGTCAGTCGAACCGAACAGTCCAGCTGCTGCGGCTAAACTGAAAACAGGTGACGTGATCACGAAAATCAACGACTCCGAGATTAAAGGATTCGTCGATATCAAAACGGCACTCATCAAATCAGACGGTCCACTCTCACTGACAATCATCCGTGACGGAAAAACGATGACGGTCGAGACGAAAACAACGACGACCGACCAGCTGTAA
- the miaA gene encoding tRNA (adenosine(37)-N6)-dimethylallyltransferase MiaA → MKKQPVIVIVGPTAVGKTKTGIELAKRLNGEVLSGDSVQVYQGMDIGSAKVTTEEMEEVPHHLLDLVTPDDEMSVARFQTVARATIDEIASRGKLPIIVGGTGLYIRSILYDYQFTEQAEDPALRAELEAYAATHGANALHDQLKELDPVRAEAIHPNNIQRVVRAIEVARTGQTQTTGSKPALYESLLFVLHMEDRDRLYDRIDQRVDMMVESGLLEEVARLDAAGYRQTKALQAIGYKEMLPVLDGAPLDPAVDMLKRNTRRFAKRQLTWFRHQFDGVWVDMGKFSFEETFKIIYDRTVEFLKAVK, encoded by the coding sequence ATGAAGAAACAACCAGTCATCGTCATCGTCGGACCGACTGCAGTCGGAAAAACGAAGACGGGCATTGAACTAGCCAAGCGATTAAACGGAGAAGTCTTATCTGGAGACTCTGTCCAAGTCTATCAAGGGATGGATATCGGATCGGCAAAAGTGACGACCGAAGAGATGGAAGAGGTGCCGCATCATCTGCTTGATCTCGTTACACCGGATGATGAGATGAGTGTAGCGCGTTTCCAGACGGTTGCCCGAGCGACGATCGATGAGATCGCAAGTCGGGGGAAGTTACCGATCATCGTCGGTGGAACAGGGCTTTATATCCGTTCGATTTTATATGATTATCAGTTCACCGAGCAGGCAGAAGATCCAGCCTTACGGGCTGAACTCGAAGCGTATGCAGCGACACATGGAGCGAATGCGCTACATGATCAGTTGAAGGAACTTGATCCGGTGCGTGCCGAAGCGATTCATCCGAATAACATTCAGCGGGTCGTGCGGGCGATCGAGGTCGCGCGGACGGGTCAGACACAAACGACCGGTAGTAAGCCTGCACTTTACGAGAGTCTACTGTTCGTCCTACACATGGAAGACCGGGATCGCTTGTATGATCGGATCGATCAGCGAGTAGATATGATGGTCGAAAGTGGACTTCTTGAGGAAGTGGCACGTCTTGACGCTGCAGGGTACCGTCAGACGAAGGCGTTGCAAGCGATTGGTTATAAAGAGATGTTACCGGTCCTTGACGGGGCACCACTCGATCCTGCCGTCGATATGCTGAAACGGAACACGCGACGCTTCGCGAAACGTCAATTGACGTGGTTCCGTCACCAATTTGATGGCGTTTGGGTGGATATGGGAAAGTTTTCATTTGAAGAAACGTTCAAAATTATCTATGATAGAACTGTAGAGTTTCTGAAAGCGGTTAAATAA
- the hflX gene encoding GTPase HflX: MSERVIVVGCQLPGVPDHVYEESVAELEALVTTAHGVVVGRLDQKRQAIDRRTFIGKGKVEELVALADELEPDLIIFNAEVTPGQMKNIRIALSDPEAIKLIDRTQLILDIFAGRAQSREGKLQVELAQMSYLLPRLAGQGTQLSRLGGGIGTRGPGESKLETDRRHIRRRVDEISKQLETSVAHRARYRERRKENQTFQIALVGYTNAGKSTIFNRLTQADTYEKDELFATLDPLTRQVDLPEGGQILLTDTVGFIQDLPTKLIAAFRSTLEEVLEADLILHVVDASSEHYLNQMQTTNDVLDELGAGDIPQLEVYNKKDQLNRLFTGGKLLISALDPQDIERLIEEIERSISEILEYLEIRIPVDGFAHYNPAKEVMMNLKESFEEDGSVILKGYLRKDTRLYATLKQYEV, translated from the coding sequence ATGTCAGAACGCGTCATCGTCGTTGGTTGCCAGCTCCCCGGTGTCCCGGATCATGTCTATGAAGAATCGGTCGCGGAGCTCGAAGCACTCGTAACGACTGCGCATGGTGTCGTCGTCGGTCGTTTGGATCAAAAACGACAAGCAATTGACCGCCGTACGTTCATCGGAAAAGGAAAGGTTGAGGAACTCGTTGCGTTAGCAGACGAACTTGAACCTGATTTAATCATATTCAATGCCGAGGTCACGCCCGGTCAGATGAAGAATATCCGGATCGCCTTATCGGACCCGGAAGCCATCAAATTGATTGACCGGACGCAGTTGATCCTCGATATCTTTGCTGGTCGTGCCCAGTCGCGCGAAGGGAAGTTACAGGTCGAACTGGCACAGATGAGTTATCTGTTACCACGCCTAGCCGGGCAGGGTACACAACTGTCACGTCTTGGTGGCGGAATCGGGACACGTGGACCAGGTGAGTCGAAACTTGAGACGGACCGCCGTCATATCCGGCGTCGCGTTGATGAGATCTCGAAACAACTCGAGACATCCGTCGCGCACCGTGCCCGTTACCGGGAACGTCGCAAAGAGAACCAGACATTCCAAATCGCGCTCGTCGGTTATACGAATGCCGGTAAATCAACGATCTTCAACCGGTTGACACAAGCCGACACATACGAGAAGGATGAGCTGTTCGCGACGCTCGATCCGTTGACACGTCAAGTCGATTTGCCGGAAGGTGGTCAAATCCTCCTAACGGATACGGTCGGTTTCATTCAAGATCTCCCGACGAAGTTGATCGCGGCGTTCCGCTCGACCCTTGAGGAAGTGCTGGAAGCCGACTTGATCCTCCATGTCGTTGATGCGTCGAGTGAGCATTACTTGAATCAGATGCAGACGACGAACGATGTCCTCGATGAACTCGGTGCCGGTGACATTCCGCAACTGGAAGTCTACAACAAGAAGGATCAATTGAACCGCTTGTTCACAGGTGGAAAACTGCTGATTTCTGCGCTTGACCCGCAGGATATCGAGCGCTTGATCGAAGAGATCGAACGGTCAATCAGCGAAATCCTCGAGTATCTCGAGATTCGCATTCCAGTTGACGGATTTGCCCATTACAATCCGGCGAAGGAAGTCATGATGAATTTGAAGGAATCGTTCGAAGAAGATGGTTCCGTCATTCTAAAAGGTTACTTGCGTAAAGATACGCGTCTATACGCGACATTGAAACAATACGAGGTGTAA
- a CDS encoding ABC transporter permease yields MRNPNMIGLVRNEVTKIASKRRFAVVAIILIVLVSMFTYAQYRDIQEQIKKQGTLDWRVELQQDIVDTQNRLASSSIQDEFRQFLEFDLKQNQYYLDNDINPNYPGAPTFIRIFFSQGLTLILPLFIIVIMADIVSGEQNDGTIKTLLSRPVRRWKILMAKWLTVLLYTSMLMALTVAVCYAISGIVLGYDGWTAPILTGFQASPSGTFSTEFVHTLPMWEYLLMAVGLAWIVTAVVGTIALMVSVLVKNTATGIGIMMAVLISGTLLTTLGSSWTSSKYLVNVNFGLINYLDGQAPPIEGMTLPFSLAVLGCWTVAALVVAFWNFTQKDMY; encoded by the coding sequence TTGCGTAATCCGAACATGATCGGTCTCGTTCGAAATGAAGTGACGAAAATCGCTTCAAAACGTCGTTTTGCTGTCGTTGCGATCATTTTGATCGTCCTTGTCTCGATGTTTACGTACGCACAGTACCGAGACATCCAGGAACAAATCAAAAAGCAAGGAACGCTCGATTGGCGGGTTGAGTTACAACAAGACATCGTCGACACGCAGAACCGTCTTGCTTCCAGCAGTATTCAAGATGAGTTCCGTCAGTTCCTTGAGTTTGACCTAAAACAGAATCAATATTATCTCGATAACGACATCAACCCGAACTATCCGGGAGCCCCGACGTTCATCCGAATCTTCTTCTCGCAAGGATTGACGCTGATCTTACCGCTGTTCATCATCGTCATCATGGCGGATATCGTCAGTGGGGAGCAAAATGACGGAACGATCAAGACGCTACTGTCGCGACCAGTCCGGCGCTGGAAGATCCTGATGGCGAAATGGTTGACGGTGTTACTCTATACGTCGATGCTGATGGCATTGACCGTCGCCGTCTGTTACGCGATATCCGGGATCGTCCTCGGCTATGACGGATGGACCGCACCGATCTTGACCGGGTTCCAAGCCTCACCGAGCGGTACGTTCTCGACCGAGTTCGTGCATACGTTACCGATGTGGGAGTACCTCTTGATGGCCGTCGGTCTAGCATGGATCGTCACAGCTGTCGTCGGAACGATCGCCTTGATGGTCTCTGTTCTCGTCAAAAACACAGCGACAGGGATTGGGATCATGATGGCAGTCTTGATTTCCGGCACGTTACTGACGACACTCGGTTCAAGTTGGACGAGCTCGAAATATCTCGTCAACGTCAACTTCGGACTGATCAACTATCTCGATGGACAAGCACCACCGATCGAAGGGATGACGCTTCCGTTCTCCCTTGCCGTCCTCGGTTGTTGGACGGTCGCGGCACTAGTCGTTGCGTTCTGGAACTTCACACAAAAAGATATGTATTAA
- a CDS encoding shikimate kinase → MRIQIIGGSGTGKSTLGAFIGKAEQIPWIDTDHYLWKDTTFTEKRDVSERFSMYEADLMSYNDYIVSGSVFAWHPDGFINRDLLVFLSLDESVRMERLIAREAARYPDFTGSNEFLDWCRTYHTATDPSMIGTFAEHQYQMDRSISPILIVDASLSTQLQYQKIIETYDRLSLHP, encoded by the coding sequence GTGCGTATTCAAATCATTGGTGGATCAGGTACCGGAAAAAGTACACTGGGCGCCTTCATCGGGAAAGCTGAACAGATTCCCTGGATTGATACAGACCATTATCTTTGGAAAGATACGACGTTCACTGAAAAGCGAGACGTCTCCGAGCGATTTTCCATGTATGAAGCAGATCTTATGTCTTACAACGATTACATCGTCTCCGGTTCTGTCTTCGCCTGGCATCCGGACGGTTTCATCAATCGGGACTTGCTTGTCTTCCTGTCGCTCGACGAATCGGTTCGGATGGAACGTCTCATCGCACGCGAAGCAGCACGATACCCAGATTTTACAGGCTCCAATGAATTCCTTGACTGGTGCCGGACGTATCACACGGCGACGGACCCATCGATGATCGGTACGTTCGCAGAACACCAGTATCAAATGGACCGGTCAATTTCCCCGATTCTCATAGTAGATGCTTCGTTATCGACACAACTTCAGTATCAAAAAATAATCGAGACATACGATCGTTTGTCGCTTCATCCATGA
- a CDS encoding SGNH/GDSL hydrolase family protein — MKRLRWPLFLTVSLVLTAIFGYGFVSAYSDVVNPPKRAVLTPTKEEPVKKGGTYVALGDSLTRGVGASNGNSYATIVGRDLVKDNTVERFQNLAVSGARTEDLLKQLEQKEVLRSIKQAKVISVTIGGNDLFNRGEGVANFNAKKTAETVTTAQANLKKTFSILREQNPDAVIFYVGLYNPFRATENGEAFDAIVQDWNAKSRTLGIEYDVEIIDTFNLVRDVKRDLSSDQFHPNDSTYEEIAKASLLAVNKRF, encoded by the coding sequence ATGAAGCGATTACGCTGGCCCCTGTTTTTAACCGTCTCACTCGTTTTGACGGCAATCTTTGGATACGGCTTCGTCAGTGCCTATAGTGACGTCGTCAACCCACCAAAACGTGCCGTCCTGACACCTACGAAGGAAGAGCCTGTCAAAAAAGGCGGGACGTACGTCGCGCTTGGTGATTCCTTGACACGTGGTGTCGGAGCATCAAACGGCAATAGTTACGCCACGATCGTCGGACGCGATCTTGTCAAAGATAACACTGTCGAGCGCTTCCAGAATCTTGCCGTCAGTGGTGCCCGGACGGAAGATTTACTGAAACAACTAGAACAAAAAGAAGTCTTACGTTCAATCAAACAAGCAAAAGTCATCTCGGTGACGATTGGCGGAAATGACTTATTCAACCGTGGTGAAGGCGTCGCGAACTTCAATGCGAAGAAGACAGCCGAAACCGTCACGACGGCACAAGCGAACTTGAAAAAGACGTTCAGTATCCTACGAGAACAAAATCCGGATGCTGTCATTTTCTACGTCGGGCTCTATAATCCTTTCCGTGCGACGGAAAACGGTGAAGCATTCGATGCTATCGTACAAGATTGGAACGCAAAATCACGGACGCTCGGTATCGAGTACGATGTCGAGATCATCGACACATTCAATCTCGTGCGTGACGTCAAACGCGATTTGTCGAGTGACCAATTCCACCCGAACGATTCTACCTACGAAGAGATTGCAAAAGCTTCCTTACTTGCTGTCAATAAACGTTTCTAA
- a CDS encoding DUF4003 family protein — protein MYGQFCENYDESYPVLREETSHDFHRFFALSYTIHDTVFEQTVYERLMRTIKHKTSRFSALRSRYTPLLVAHVQLNSTDPDVLIEEIIVAEKKIKHRLIRDKGVRPFFALNEVLNRRQGIDAFPYMERLHATRPHLNAAKQYVVTSTLLEQQPLPEEFLERVNTSEEWLAQFMERTSERVITAQILAADPDPSAQQERIIAWRELLERREIIIWDRLMPILALLPTMERVDWIYVTRIVDRERARNRFSDEVNWLIAFHLLLAKTGVTRVQATLLLLAALELTKKP, from the coding sequence ATGTACGGTCAATTCTGTGAGAACTATGATGAGAGTTATCCCGTCTTGCGGGAAGAGACGTCACATGATTTCCATCGTTTTTTTGCACTGTCCTACACGATTCATGATACTGTCTTTGAACAAACTGTATATGAAAGACTGATGCGGACAATCAAACACAAGACATCGCGTTTTTCAGCGCTTCGGAGCCGTTATACGCCGTTACTTGTCGCCCATGTTCAATTGAATAGCACGGATCCCGATGTTCTCATCGAAGAGATCATCGTTGCGGAAAAGAAGATTAAACATCGCCTGATTCGTGATAAAGGGGTTCGTCCATTTTTTGCGCTCAACGAAGTATTGAATCGGCGTCAAGGAATCGATGCCTTTCCCTATATGGAACGCTTGCATGCAACACGCCCACATTTGAATGCAGCAAAGCAGTACGTCGTGACATCGACCTTGCTTGAACAGCAGCCATTACCAGAGGAATTTCTAGAGCGGGTCAATACATCGGAAGAGTGGCTCGCGCAATTCATGGAACGAACGAGTGAACGTGTCATTACGGCGCAAATCTTAGCGGCGGATCCAGATCCTTCAGCGCAACAGGAACGAATCATTGCGTGGCGGGAACTGTTAGAGCGGCGAGAAATCATCATCTGGGATCGCTTGATGCCAATCCTTGCGTTACTGCCTACAATGGAGCGTGTCGACTGGATTTATGTGACTCGGATTGTCGACCGGGAGCGGGCACGGAATCGATTTTCAGACGAAGTCAACTGGTTGATTGCCTTTCATTTGTTGCTTGCTAAAACAGGTGTGACACGAGTTCAAGCCACGTTGCTATTGCTGGCTGCACTAGAGTTGACGAAAAAACCGTAA
- a CDS encoding lysine N(6)-hydroxylase/L-ornithine N(5)-oxygenase family protein, which produces MYDLIGIGIGPMNLGLSALAHPTDLKTLFFDESEQFSWHPGMMIQDSMMQTSFISDLVTLADPTSAFSYLNYLRSIQRLHTFYFYEKLLISRQGYNDYLRWVATQLNDLRFSTRVVDVQDTGDSFEVLVEDVTTGKRETFEARNVVIGTGSKPTIPDTFDERVIHNTQYVMNKAELLQRKKISIVGSGQSAAEIFLDLLTTPAPERPELEWIARSTLFETLETGKLGEEIFSPSYVMYFNQLPLEVRQESVKKFARSQNGISPETLQSIYAHLYDLTEEEQRQVAIRANLEVKEITYDERFTIAMQHQELEDERSSVTDAVIAATGFSPSLPSFIDRLDIVFEAPNAWKVDADYQIVRSVETAHHLYATANLELSHGPAADNLGMSVSRNQLILNAVAGTELYPVERHATFTTFD; this is translated from the coding sequence ATGTATGACTTAATCGGCATCGGCATTGGTCCGATGAATTTAGGGTTGAGCGCACTGGCTCATCCGACAGATTTAAAAACGTTATTTTTTGACGAAAGCGAACAATTCTCATGGCATCCCGGCATGATGATTCAGGATTCGATGATGCAGACAAGCTTCATCTCCGATCTCGTCACACTTGCTGATCCGACGAGCGCATTTTCTTACCTTAATTACTTACGATCGATCCAACGTCTCCACACGTTTTACTTCTATGAAAAACTTCTGATTTCAAGACAAGGTTACAATGATTACTTACGCTGGGTGGCGACACAGCTTAATGATTTACGATTTTCAACCCGCGTCGTCGATGTGCAAGATACCGGTGATAGTTTTGAGGTCCTCGTCGAAGATGTCACAACCGGGAAACGGGAAACGTTCGAAGCACGGAACGTCGTCATCGGTACTGGCTCAAAGCCCACGATTCCAGACACGTTTGACGAGCGTGTCATTCACAATACACAGTATGTCATGAACAAGGCAGAACTGTTGCAGCGCAAAAAAATCAGTATCGTCGGCTCCGGTCAAAGTGCCGCCGAGATCTTCCTTGATCTTTTGACGACACCTGCTCCAGAGCGTCCTGAACTCGAATGGATTGCGCGTTCGACACTGTTTGAGACACTTGAGACCGGTAAACTCGGAGAAGAAATTTTTTCACCGAGCTATGTGATGTATTTCAACCAACTCCCACTCGAAGTACGACAAGAGTCGGTCAAGAAGTTTGCCCGGTCTCAGAACGGCATCAGTCCAGAGACCCTGCAATCGATCTATGCCCACCTCTATGATTTGACGGAAGAGGAACAACGACAGGTCGCGATCCGCGCGAATCTCGAAGTAAAAGAAATCACCTATGATGAGCGGTTCACGATTGCGATGCAACATCAAGAACTTGAGGACGAGCGCTCGTCTGTAACAGATGCCGTCATTGCAGCAACTGGTTTTTCGCCATCCCTTCCGAGCTTCATCGACCGACTTGATATCGTGTTCGAAGCACCGAATGCCTGGAAAGTCGATGCCGACTACCAAATCGTGCGTTCGGTCGAGACAGCCCATCATCTTTACGCAACTGCTAATTTAGAGCTGTCACACGGTCCGGCTGCGGATAATCTCGGGATGTCTGTCTCGCGGAACCAGTTGATCTTGAACGCTGTCGCCGGTACGGAACTGTATCCGGTCGAACGACATGCGACGTTTACGACGTTCGATTAA
- a CDS encoding DUF2283 domain-containing protein, with protein sequence MTIRMTYDQKAKMGYLYLFPETFTPAIEETDELEENEFLNVDVDQEGRIVGIEFFNEEANVIRAVHSQAFLLRRTYRSFLAPIAKHDSEKFVSPPRSYVLLC encoded by the coding sequence ATGACGATTCGAATGACTTATGATCAAAAAGCAAAAATGGGATATCTATATCTCTTCCCAGAAACATTTACTCCCGCAATTGAAGAAACGGACGAGCTAGAAGAAAATGAATTCCTCAACGTAGACGTTGATCAAGAGGGACGCATCGTCGGAATCGAATTTTTCAATGAAGAAGCGAATGTGATCCGCGCCGTCCATTCACAAGCATTCTTATTACGCAGAACATACAGATCGTTTCTCGCTCCGATTGCAAAACACGATTCCGAAAAGTTCGTGTCACCTCCAAGGAGTTACGTTCTACTTTGCTGA
- a CDS encoding DoxX family protein has product MLLRLVYGAGLLFAGVGHFRNEKGFVSIMPSFIPFKRFFVQVTGVIEIAYGVMLLTGKGVHLVRKTLPAFLYAVLPANVNMAVNPKPINGKRLPSWLLWTRLPLQWGLVSLAKRLK; this is encoded by the coding sequence ATGCTATTGCGTCTAGTCTATGGAGCAGGATTACTGTTTGCGGGAGTTGGTCATTTCCGCAATGAAAAAGGGTTCGTCAGCATCATGCCGTCGTTCATTCCGTTCAAGCGCTTCTTCGTCCAAGTGACAGGGGTCATCGAAATCGCTTACGGTGTCATGTTGTTGACAGGAAAAGGGGTGCACCTCGTTCGTAAGACGCTTCCTGCCTTCTTATATGCTGTCTTACCCGCAAACGTCAACATGGCAGTCAATCCGAAGCCGATTAATGGAAAACGTCTTCCGTCTTGGTTGCTTTGGACACGGTTGCCGCTCCAATGGGGGCTCGTCTCTCTTGCGAAACGTCTGAAATGA
- a CDS encoding ABC transporter ATP-binding protein: MKPTVKLEGVTKVIGKKTIIDNISFEIQPGEVFGFLGPNGAGKTTTIRMLVGLIKPTSGKITVCDFDVRKQFVQAMERIGSIVENPELYKYLTGRENLQVFARMLPNVDDARIQEVIDLVDLTARVDDQVRTYSLGMRQRLGIAQALLGRPSVLILDEPTNGLDPMGIRDLRQFIRRLVEETGLSVLVSSHILAEIEMLADRVAIMSYGKIVQVGTVKELVESLAPGVDWRVDDAFKANEILSASDQVQVSEVVDANTVHTLMDASKTPALNKQLIEAGVEVWTIERKVQTLEDLFITLTGGDHIA; the protein is encoded by the coding sequence GTGAAACCAACAGTGAAATTAGAAGGTGTAACAAAGGTGATCGGAAAAAAGACGATCATTGATAATATCTCGTTTGAGATTCAACCAGGTGAAGTCTTTGGCTTCCTTGGACCGAACGGGGCAGGAAAAACGACGACGATCCGGATGCTCGTCGGCTTGATCAAACCGACGTCCGGTAAAATCACGGTCTGTGACTTCGACGTCCGCAAACAGTTCGTCCAAGCGATGGAGCGGATTGGCTCGATCGTTGAAAATCCAGAGTTGTATAAGTATTTGACGGGTCGCGAAAATCTACAAGTCTTTGCCCGGATGTTACCGAATGTCGATGATGCCCGGATTCAGGAAGTCATCGATCTCGTCGATTTGACGGCGCGTGTTGATGATCAAGTCCGGACATACTCGCTCGGGATGCGGCAGCGTCTCGGAATCGCACAAGCATTACTCGGACGACCGAGCGTCTTGATTCTCGACGAACCGACGAATGGTCTCGATCCGATGGGGATTCGGGATTTACGTCAATTCATCCGCCGGCTCGTCGAGGAAACGGGACTGTCGGTCCTCGTCTCGAGTCATATCTTGGCTGAGATCGAAATGCTTGCCGATCGAGTTGCGATCATGAGTTATGGCAAAATCGTTCAAGTCGGAACGGTCAAGGAACTGGTCGAGTCGCTCGCACCAGGCGTTGACTGGCGTGTCGATGATGCCTTTAAGGCAAATGAGATTTTATCAGCATCGGATCAAGTCCAAGTGTCCGAAGTCGTCGATGCGAATACGGTTCATACTTTGATGGATGCAAGCAAGACACCAGCGCTCAACAAACAGTTGATCGAAGCAGGTGTCGAAGTCTGGACGATTGAACGGAAAGTCCAAACGCTCGAAGATCTGTTCATCACGTTAACGGGAGGCGATCACATTGCGTAA
- a CDS encoding tyrosine-type recombinase/integrase has product MAREQSYTLPEFIERYLFYLTTSGRQLSTVRRYRYDLIEVHRYMTDVDQPLETIDDFKAISIETWKTFINEYLIEEKLYQQATVARIVTVINQVNYQIRQTKAKLIEYAQPTHELTAKHVASFKEYEQLVRTNQSDRGLTEHQLKARPFLIDRNELILRLFYRYGLRVHHIIGLKMHDLNFAQQEMTVHDRLGNRYLLHLEREDQDIMLRYLKTIPEPVRPRYHSTDPFFVAFDFARMTFRWVYSKNAPKQLSIVMITKMMRQLNERSDNKRILTPSMLRNSFILKTYQDEMTKEERLQKTCLYKDVSLRRYEEAVEELTPLL; this is encoded by the coding sequence ATGGCACGCGAACAGTCGTATACGCTTCCAGAGTTCATTGAACGCTACCTGTTTTATCTAACGACAAGTGGACGGCAACTTTCGACCGTCCGACGCTATCGCTATGATCTCATCGAAGTCCATCGCTATATGACCGATGTCGACCAACCACTCGAGACGATCGACGATTTCAAGGCGATTTCAATCGAGACGTGGAAGACGTTCATCAATGAGTACTTGATCGAAGAGAAACTCTACCAGCAAGCGACGGTCGCTCGAATCGTCACCGTCATCAATCAAGTCAATTACCAGATTCGGCAAACGAAAGCGAAGCTGATCGAATACGCACAACCGACGCACGAATTAACGGCAAAACACGTCGCTTCCTTCAAGGAATACGAGCAATTGGTGCGGACGAATCAATCTGATCGCGGCTTGACGGAACATCAATTGAAGGCACGTCCGTTTTTAATCGATCGAAACGAACTGATCCTTCGATTGTTTTATCGCTACGGCTTACGTGTTCATCATATCATTGGTTTGAAGATGCATGACCTCAATTTCGCCCAGCAAGAGATGACCGTCCACGATCGACTCGGCAACCGCTACCTGCTCCATCTCGAGCGGGAAGATCAAGATATCATGTTGCGTTACTTGAAGACGATTCCGGAGCCGGTCCGTCCTCGTTATCACAGTACCGACCCTTTTTTCGTCGCGTTCGACTTCGCCCGGATGACATTCCGCTGGGTTTACAGTAAGAATGCACCGAAGCAATTGTCGATCGTCATGATCACGAAGATGATGCGTCAGCTGAATGAACGGTCGGATAATAAACGGATCTTGACACCGTCGATGTTACGCAACAGTTTTATCCTGAAAACATATCAGGACGAGATGACGAAGGAAGAACGTCTGCAGAAGACATGCCTCTATAAGGATGTCTCGCTCCGACGTTATGAAGAGGCGGTCGAGGAACTGACACCGTTGTTGTAA